From Coregonus clupeaformis isolate EN_2021a chromosome 2, ASM2061545v1, whole genome shotgun sequence:
gtcagcggctccagtcccgagccagagtagtccgctccaccggtgcccggtccagctccagtcagcggctccagtccagacccagacatcagcccctctccaggttcgtggtctcccacaccagggtccagacagggcttggtacttcgtgggaggaaggagaggggaagcagcgcgccgaggtccagaccagaccaggggcgcaacagggaggcggagagtatgtggtcgtcacgcccggagccggatccgcctccgaggcggaatgcccctaccctgttatgttaagtttgtgcggtcggagtccgcacctttggggggggtactgtcacgccctgacttatgggactctggtatgttgagtcagggtgtggtgttctatgttgtgttttctatgttttcatTCTAGGATTGcatgtctatgtttggccgggtgtgattcccaatcagagacagctgtcgctcgttgtctctgattggggatcatacttaggcagcctattggcactagttagttgtgggatcttgttccgtgtgtaggcttgttttgtgtttagccttaggacttcacgtttcgttggtttgttgttttgttggtgtgtttatcggtgaaataaacatgtacgcatttcacgctgcgccttggtctgacccgtccttaaacgaacgtgacagaaacaTAGTTTTGGTCCATGTTTCCCAGGGGCCCTAATTAGTGTAAAATATATAAAAGCACCGCATTCCGGTTTGTACTGTGCTTGTCATTTGTTTCAGACCCATTTGAAACCCCATGCTGTCTTGATAATTGTTTGGGGGGTGTGGTTGATTGTGTTCCGACATTGTTTGTTTGACGTTGACAAAATCCAAGAGTTTATTGCATTGAATTACTTCTGCAATAGGCCCAACATCCTTTGTTTTCAGTTGGTTGCAGATTGTCATGTGTTTGGAGAGGCTTTGATGGCTGTGGGGAATTGTTTATCGTAATCAGAGGAAATAAGTGGTGAACTAACAGAAGACAGCAGATACACATGAAGACTTGACACAGGAAGAAGGAGGTGAacatctttttattttttttgttgtcatatctgacatggtcctgtgtagctcagttggtagagcatggcacttgcaatgccagtgttgtgggttcgattcccacaggggaccagtatgaaaatgtatgcactcactactgtaagtcgctctggataagagcatctgctaaatgactgaaatgtagaGTGCCACAATCAGGGTTCCTCTACAGCCTTCTCCCCACCCACCTCTGTTCATATAATAACAGTCAAATGCTCCTACAGTTCCTTTTGAGATACCATCATgtgtacaaaaaaataaatagctgTTATATACTCTTTATTGTAGCGCTCACTTGTAAAAAGCAAAACAATTTAAACTATAGAAATTACTTTTGGACCTATAGTGGCTAGTAATTAATTGTGTTTCATTCAAGGGGACTCAGAGCCCTCTCATCTATCTGCTATATGATGCCATCCCAGTGTGCCCTCATCAGTAAGTGTAATGTTGAAGAAGGGTctaaggaagagagaaagaaaattgaTATTGTTGTGATCGTCTTGGGTCTCTGCTATATGTTTATTGGTGCTTAGTTTCTCTGATGTCAGTTGGCCTTTCAGCAAGTCTGTTGCAGTTTCTCTTCCTCCTCGTCCTTCTGCATCTTCCGTTGGGGAATCTACTCAAATTTTATATCCGTTCTAGAGGGGGAGACATGGACAAACACAACATCACATCAGCTATCTGACAAGGAATTGTTTGAATATGTGGTTGTTCTGTTCAATAGTTTATCTCTTTTGATTCCACTATCAAACCATGATATCTTGTGCATTGTGCTACAGTAGtcatagccgtgggaagtaggtgtgctgagggtgctgcatcACCCCCTGATATttgttttataaaaaataaaaaataaaactatTATTACCCAATCCAAAATATCTTCCCGTGGCCATGACAGTAGTATTTCTATATCATCCTAATTGGCATATGTATCCAAGTATATGGCCATTTTGTAGCACAATACACAAGCATATCAAGAGGATACATTGTGTCGACATTGTGCACTCCTTTAAGAGCTATTTCTATAGCTTGACTGTATCTCCTATGAGCAACAATGCTAACTATTTCAACCCTTTCCCATTTTTACCAAATAATAATGCTTTTGTATCCCTTGAAGAAATGAACATCGGGCCTAAAACATGTGACATTGGGAGTGACCTCACCTGCACTACAGAGGCATTTACTCCACAGGGCTGTAGTTCAAGAAATGCACAAACACACGTAAGATCAGCATTCTTATGGAAACAATTGGAAAATATAGACTCGTTGGAAAACTGAAATTGTCACGCATGCCAGAATATCATCACGCATGAATCCCCCATTTCACACTGATAAACCAGGTAGTAGAGTTGTACTTACACATCTGCGGGTTTGGGAGACATCAATACCAAAGGTAATTCTACTCCGACATCACTGTGGCGAAACAAAAATGTACATTATCAGTGGGCAACATAATCATGTTTCTCCAAAAAAATGCTGACATATAAAATGCACACTGAGTGACAAAACGttaaaaacacctgctctttccatgacatacactgaccaggtgaatccaggtgaaacctattgtcccttattgatgtcacttgttaaatccacttcaatcagtgtagatgaaggggaggagacaagttaaataaagatttttaagccttgaggcaatttagatatggattgtgtatgtgtgccattcagagggtgaattggcaagacaaaaaatttaagtgcctttgaacaggatatggtagtaggtgccaggcgcaccagtttgtgtcaagtactgcaacgctgcttggtttttcacgctcaacagtttcccgtgtgtatcaagaatggtccgccacccaaaggacatccagccaactttacacaactgtgggaagcattggagacaacatgggccagcatccccgtggaacgcttttgacaccttttagagtccatctcccgacaaattgaggctgggggggggtgcaactcaatattaggaaggtgggttcctaatgtttggtatactctgtgtatTCGTCATATAATAAACTGTATATGTCATATATCAACTCCTGTTCTTACCTGGCTGTTAGGCCTCCCAAGAGGCCTCCGCTGGAGACCAAGAGGTTGACCTTGATTTTGTAAGTGACTAGGATTCCCTGCATTCCTTTATCCATGCCAGGACGAATGctaggagaggggaggacaggacagggatggGTTACCTCAGGCTTTTTGACATAAGATGATGATGCAGTGAAAGGTTTTTATCATCtacagaaggagaggaggatgtgGTGGAGCTATGTATTGGGGAACTCATTGACTAACAGTGTGGTGGAAGCCAGGTTGGTATCCTCATCCTTTAGTCTGCCGTCCACGGCCAGACCACGCTTCTCTTTGTTGTTGGACAGAAGAGGGATCACCGTGAATGTCTTCTCCAGGGTGGATTCTCCTTTTACTTCCTCCCTGCGCAGGACGACCACACAAACATGTTGTGATTCACCAACAGTGAAAATCGAAAtatactttgttattgtttgacttCAGTATTGGGGTATAGACATAAGATTTAGTAATTCTAGATTACAGTAGTAATGGAAGGAATGTGTTCTTGACTTACGCAAATTCCTCATTCAGAACAGTCTTGGTATATTTGTCAGCTTGGTAAAGCAGCACCTCTGTTGTCTGGTCAACTGGTCAAAAAGAGATGTGTTGGTCAGAAACAAGATTTGAAACACACGCAATCATGACAGAGAATAAATATGTGctgtttagcagacgcttttatccaaagcgtctTACAGTCATTCGTGCAAAccaacaaccctggtgttgcaagcgccatgctctaccaacagagccaGTCATGACAGAGAACTCACGACACAACCACTTTTATGATGACTCACTTGTTACTTTAATTTTCTTCACCACTTTTGTGGTTTCATTGTTGACTTTGACTTTTACAGGGATTGGGTCTCCATGGAAATAGAGCTGAAAATCACCAAATGAAAGCAAACATGTTCAAATAAACAGGTATCATACAGATTGATCCATCAATGGAAAACTAGCACAGTAATCAATGTTCTCCTATGCTTACAGGAGAAAAGTCTAATTCATGTAAGGATTACAGGCCTACCTCCTTCTCTATGGAGGCCTCCAGGTGGACTAGCTTGTCAGACATCATGAAGTTCTTGCTGATGTCAGCATGGGGTCCAGCAGGTATTGTTCCTGGGGCAAACTGGATCTTACGAATGATCAGACGGCAAGTGTCCCTGacaggagagtgaaagagagggagaaaaccaTCAGAACACACAATAATCCGATTTCTAGCAACAGCAAATGGTATGTACAGTAGTGGCATTCCACTAATACATACTTCTTGTTAATTTTCTCATCAGGATCGTCTGCCTCATTGGCGATGTAGGCTTTCACCTCATAGTCGACACCACAAGCCTTCAGGGGTAGAAAACAAATAAGTGATTTGTCTTTGATGAAATGATAAAATTGAGAGAGTAAAAAAGAGAAATAAGAAATAGAGTgaacattagagagagagagagagaaacgtacCTTGCCGACATCCTCTGGTGCAGGCTGAAGGCCGACTGAACATGGCAGGTTGTTATCAATCTGAAATGGACAGGAAGCAGGAAGTGATGAGGTGTGGATAGATACAAACCAACAGGCTAGTATGTCAATTtcccttaaaggtccaatgcagctgctTTTATCTCATATcatatcatttctgggtaacaattaagtaccttactgtgattgttttaaattaaaatggtcaaaaagaaacaaaaatagcttctcaGCAAAGATTACATTCTCAAGCAAGAATCTTTCTAAtcttgtctgggagtggtctgagtagggaggggaaaactgaaaacgatctgttattggcagagaggtttggaactctctttcttactgGCCTATTAAGTaattgatgtcaccaggcaggccaaaactccctcCCACCAAAACATGCTGagatttcaggcggtcttttcaaacagctcttacactaaaagggcattataatCATTGTaccaatttcacagtatttttccaacctcatagtatggaaatatatataaaacacaggaaaataaaGTTTTGGACTGCACTGGGCCATTAATGGGAATGTCCATTGTGACAAAAGTCTTTGATGTGGTTTTCAACACCAGCTAAGAGTGCGGCCGAGATTACACTTTGTGTGGCTGAACAGTGAGCTATGCACAGACATAATATATTTTTGTGTGATGCCACTTGAAGGATGAGACGGAAGGAAACACACAGTGAAACTCACATTGAAAGTGAAGGCATGGCCTTGGTCCTCACATTTCTTCAGGAGGGCCTCCTGCATGGCAGTGTTGGCTGGTTTGGTGCCAACAACAGGGTAGATCTGCTGTCTCTGTATCCAGATGTCTTTTCTGTAGTTCATCCCGATCAGATCCAGGTCGTCACTACCATAACGGAAGGAGCATGCCAGATACACCCATACTGCAAAGAGATTAGAGATAGATTTTTGATATCAAGACTGAACCTCGATGGGTTGAATTTGACTTCATGCATCTTTCCTGGTTCAGTAGATACAgtgaaatttacattttagtcatttagcagacgctcttatccagagcgacttacagttagtgaatacatttttttattattttttattattattattattttttttatactggccccccgtgggaatcgaacccacaaccctggcgttgcaaacaccatgctctatcaactgagctatatccctgccggccattccctcccctcccctaccctaccctggacgacgctgggccaattgtgcgccgcccatgagtctcccggtcgcggccggctgcgacagagcctggattcgaaccaggatctctagtgacacagttagcactgcgatgcagtgccttagaccactgcgccactcatgatGCAACTGAATGTTACCTTTCCTGCCTTCAAGTTCAGCGGGGTCCACCTTGATCACCCCATCTGCAAGATAAAATATATGTatgaaaaacacacaaaaaaaacacacacacatttacactacTCTAAGAGTAGTAAAGAGCAAAGATATTCAGAGATAACTTTATAACACACCGACGATGTCAACACTCTCCACATGGTCCACGAAGTCTCTCTTCCCCAGGTAGAGAGCAATCTGGGaaaaggagaaagggagagagagaggttacttTCTGTCTGTCATCAACACCATATAGATAGGACTAATCTCAGTTATCTTGATGGAGCCGTTTGTACATTTGGCTCGGTTAGAGGAAGCCTAAGGATTCCTGCTCTGGTATGCGATAAGCGCATCAGAACAGGTCCTGACCAGTGTGTCCCACAGTTATGATGTCAGAGGGGATCCTTACAGATCCGTTGCCACTGGTCTTCTTGTAGATCCTACAGAGAGAGGGTGATATGACGTTTAGACACTAGATTGGATTCAACAaatctgtatcatgttttatAATTATTCATTGTGTCCTGCATCCATTGTAGGACACACCCTGTCATCATTAGAATCCTCCACAGCCTGGTCCCACATGCCCTCAGTCTAATTCCACTTAGTGGTATTAGTTAGTTATCGTCCCTAGTGGCAGTGGGTCTTTACAGTCTTAGAACTCACTGCACTTTTTGTGATTGCTATCCTTACTGAGCCATCCCAGTATGTTGCTTAGTGACCTACCCTAACTGGCCTGCTGTCAGCTCCAGTTTAATTAAAAGATGAAgcctctactccccctccctccatccctccctcctcccactgaGGCTCTGGATTGATTAGTACCCTGGGTGGCATGGGAGCTGCTGGCATGACTGGTACAGCCAGCTATCTTCACATAACAATTAGGCAACCATAGGTCTGTCTGAAGGGCAACCTGACCTATGCTTTGATCTGGTTACAACAGAGACACTGCTGAGGGTGACTCCACAATGACTTGCGTAGCGTATACATTTTCTCACATATGTTTTTTTCATACGTTATCTCATAATATAATCCTATCAGTTCAATAGTCCTAATATCCTTTTTTACCTCGCCTAATCCCTTATATCAGTTTATCAATCAATATAGCATGCATCGCTTGCCTATTTACTCACATCTTTGCTTGTGTATGCTAGGCTCTGGACTGTTAATGCTAAACTGCTCTATTCCGGATCTAATCCAGAGTCGATCCGTCCTAATCAGGTTCTTTCTGGATCCTCTTAACCTTAGAAGTGTCACACATCCTTCCATGACCCAGGCAATGTGCTATAGGTAGTAAggtaattacatttacatgttagtcatttggcagactctcttatccagagtgacttacagggttaagtgctttgctcaagggcacatcgacagatttttcacgtagtcggctctgggattcaaaccagcgacgtTTAGGTTActcgctcttaactgctaggctccCTGCCGCCCTTTTAGATATTCATAACCTAGCACCTCTCTGTTCTGTGCCACAGTCTATGGTTTAGTATATTCTGAAAATAAACTCCACCTCTATATATCAATAATACAAATTAGCCATTGTTGGTAGTTGATGGGTGAATTTAAAAGATACTCACTTTGCCATGTCTGTGATGAATTGGATGAGGTTGTCTGTAGAGGtagaaaataaagtttaattaacCAATAGGGGGCAGCATTAGGATACTATAGCAAGTACATTACACCTCAAAAGAGCTGATAAGGGACTGTAACACTCTTCCAAATAAGATAAGAGTCCTTCCTGGTCGCAAATAAGTTATATGGAGAAGCTGGACAATTTGAGCAGAAACAAACAAATGagtctttgatttgatttgtctaaACCAGTTTAACTAATCAGCGGGAGATAAACATGATGCACTTGTCCGCTAGTTGAGGAGGTCAGATTAACACATGCCACTTCTGTCTCCATTTCCTCTCCCACTGATTAGCTACGCTGGTAATTAGacagatcaaatcaaatacaaattacccactgggcaaaaactggttgaatcaacgttgtttccaacaTCATTTAAAATTAAAACTAAAATGGATGATCttaaatcaacgtggaaaactgatcggagtttgcaaaaagtcatatttttttcacccaacttttatcTTGAGTCCAATggcatggtgacattttttgttgatttcgcATTGAATTCACgtttagttgacaactcaaccaaatttaaatCAAAAATAGAccttgaattgacatctgtgcacAGTGGGTAGTTTGTTTCCTACTCTTATTTGCGACCAGATTTAGCTAATGCCTAAATGAAATTGGTTAGTGCAACGTAAATATGCTTAAAATGAACTTGGTCCAAGATAACTCTGTGCACTGTCTATTTCTGACCGAGGCTGCAATTGTAAACATACTACAGCCATTGCCAATACAGGTGACATATGAATATATTTCAAAATGGGCACATCACATGTCCTGTACATTCAAAGAAGTTGGTAAAATCCTCCCTATTCTACAATAGTTTTTTGTTAATACTCTGTGCCTAGTATCAGTTTTAAAGACCCTTGATAAATGATATCTGTAATGAAAGGTTAAGACAAGTGTTCCTTCCATCCCATGACAATAAAGCAAGGGTGGCAATTCCAGGCCAAGGCAGCCTCAGTGTGTATAGGTTATTGTTCCAGTGCATCCCTAACCTgagcagggctggaacaaaagcttgCTCACACTGAAACCCATGTCCCATCCTTGCAGTAAAGGCTACATTGCACGTCCATCCATCTCCTATTCAGTCATTCCTAGAATCAGTGTGATAGTTATCACTTAAGACATAGATTAGATGCAATTACAGTTTTCTGAGATGTTGACAAGATATGATGTCATGCACGATATGATCCTCCATGCATGATGTCATCTTTCCCCAGTCGGCTATGCTGTGGATGTAAAGCAGGGTTCGCCGGTCTTGCGTTGTACTCACCTCAGTGTCTTGACTGTGTCTGTTGTCTGGTGTTGCTGTCCCTGTAATCCGTCACTCTGTGCCTGTGTAGCGGGTTTTCGCATCTGCCTCCTTCCGTCCTCCGCCTTTATACCTCGACCTCTCAACCTCGCCACCCTCCGCTCGGCTTCCCCTGCCATTATAGGAAGCTACTTTTAGGCCTTATCCTATTAATTCATTAGCTGGCGGCGTTTTTTGGGCTACAACAGGGTTACAAATAAGTAGAGTATGTGACTTAAAAGGATTAGATCCTGAGTAACTTGTGGTTGAATAGGTGGGTGTAAGGAGCAGGGCTGTTTGGTTGGATTAAAGGGAATATGATAACAAAGGTCTTGCCCTTTGTCAGTCTACACCTCTGTGGGCATGTTATCCTGTCTGGGTCCATTTTGGGCTTGTATTCTCTGTGGTGCCTTGGCTTGCACTATGAGTCAGTACAGAAAGATAACAATACCATTGGGGATGCCACCGCACAAGCGGCTCTGCTCTCTcccccagtgtgtgtatgtgtggcataCAAGCtacgtgtctgtctgcctgtctgtctgtctgcctggctgactgtctgcctgtgtctgcctgtatgcctgcatctgtctgtctgtatctgtctgtctgtatctgtctgtctgcccgtctgtctgtatctgtctgtctgcccgtctgtctgtatctgtctgtctgtatctgtctgtctgtatctttctgtctgcctgcctgtctgtctgcctgtctgcctgtatcTGCCTGTCTGCATCTGCctgcatctatctatctatctgtctgtctgtctgtctgtctgtctgtctgtctgtctgtctgtctgtctgtctgtctgtctgtctgtctgtctgtctgtctgtctgtctgtctgtctgtctgtctgtctgtctgtctgtctgtctgtctgtccgtccgtccgtccgtctgtctgtatcTGCCattctgtatctgtctgtctgtctgtctgtacctgcctgtctgtctccgtcTCATAATATGCCACTTAGTGGACATGTCTGAATCTAATGGTAGTTATGTCACTTAAAGGGTAAATCCGCAGTGGAAACAATCTCCcctcctctgttttggtaaagagctgagggatgggcctggagaaatgtaaccactctcaaattgaTAGACAGATCTATGGATGCAAGGGCTGACCATCCAATATATCAAATGATAGTTTTAagtatgttttgaggctatacagtagtgtttgtttacaaacattggagcaaaacaagcttatattttcggttctgatggggtacgacagttgaactaaactcatgagacatttataagttacaaattattcttcaagaatcaatggtacagccacacctgttgctgacaggtgtataaaatcgagcactcagccatgcaatctccataggaaaACATTTGcagtataatggccttactgaagaactcagtgactgtcaacgtggcactgtcataggatgctacctttccaacaagtcagttcgtcaaatttctaccctgctagagctgccccggtgaaatttaagtgctgttattgaaagtggaaacgtctatgagaaacaacaacaacgagtgctgaagcacgtggcgcgtaaaaatcgtctgtcctcggttgcaacactcactaccgagttccaaactgcctctggaagcaacgttagcacaagaactgttcgtcgggagcttcatgaaatgggtttccatggccgaccagccacacacaagcctaagatcaccatgcgcaatgccaagcgtcggctggagtggtgtaaagcgcgccaccattggactctggagcagtggaaacgtgttctctggagtgatgaatcacgcttcaccatctggcagtctgacggacaaatctggatttgacggatgccaggagaacgctacctgaccgaatacatagtgccaactgtaaagtttggtggaggaggaataatggtctgtggctgtttttcatggttcgggcaaggccccttagttccagggaagggaaatcttaatgctacagcatacaatgacgttctagacgattctatgcttccaactttgtggcaacagtttgggccctttcctgtttcagcatgacaatgcccccatgcaggaagcgaggtccatacagaaatggtttgtcgagatcattgTGGTGGAACTTGACtgccctgcacagagccctgacctcaaccctatcgcccaacatcagtgcccgacctcactaatgctcttgtggctgaatggaagcaaaccctgcagcaatgttccaacatctaatggaaagccttcccataagagtggaggctgtaatagcagcaaaggggggaccaattccatgttaatgcccatgcTTTTGGAATGAGTTGTTCGATGAGCAGGtctccaaatacttttggtcatgtaatgtataTATCActagtccaaaaatggatgtagcaactggaGATTGCCCATTTAACGTTTTCATGTGGTTATGTTATGTTAACTCTTTCATTATGCACATTCCTGTCTCCACATGCAAATGGCTCACCAGCATTTCTGGATGGCTATTTCTGATTGGTAAAGCCAACTAGCAACAATGGTCTCTCATGTGAATGGTCTGTTTATTCCACTAAAAGGTGGAAAGTTGGTCAGTCTGGTTTTGTTTaaaggtaacactttatttggatagtccatctcagtggcgattttagcatttaaatgttggtagggcaaactcccccaaaatgttttagatgcatgccagcaaagctactacacaacacaacactaaacaatacattaattgcactataacgttgccaaacggtgcccacaaactgttagggcctacataaagctgtctcaacagcagagtcccaacaccataacactgctacacctggctatcagcggagccttgtctggaagcgaaacagttcattcagcctcatttattgCCTTAAAAAAagcatagctgatatggctgacttgcttaaacaaatgtggtttctactgacaattgagatgtacaatctatggcataaggggacgatgagcggataagagacAATCTGTAATttagattaagacattaatgagcaagctaggacagacgtagtcaatataactatttgttcagcacttgaaatgtacagcgacagaattcagaacatgagccgttcttacagtattctccctgtacaccgagtcagaaccgtaggataaataaagggggcatataagcagacaatgaaagctcttacaatattcgatgatgacatttctctaaaacaggctataggctacatgtgcaccaccaagtcagaacagtaggctatatTATGAGGGAAAAAGGgagcaaattattagggtgagacacatgggctactaacagcttactacacaacatacacttagtattactttcttagctacagtatacatatctccctggcatattacatcatttatgcaacagcatacaatacattttttgactcaccttgttgtgctgtgctcacttgaacaggaaggtggcgcagcggtc
This genomic window contains:
- the LOC121532099 gene encoding arrestin-C-like isoform X1 codes for the protein MAKIYKKTSGNGSIALYLGKRDFVDHVESVDIVDGVIKVDPAELEGRKVWVYLACSFRYGSDDLDLIGMNYRKDIWIQRQQIYPVVGTKPANTAMQEALLKKCEDQGHAFTFNIDNNLPCSVGLQPAPEDVGKACGVDYEVKAYIANEADDPDEKINKKDTCRLIIRKIQFAPGTIPAGPHADISKNFMMSDKLVHLEASIEKELYFHGDPIPVKVKVNNETTKVVKKIKVTIDQTTEVLLYQADKYTKTVLNEEFAEEVKGESTLEKTFTVIPLLSNNKEKRGLAVDGRLKDEDTNLASTTLIRPGMDKGMQGILVTYKIKVNLLVSSGGLLGGLTASDVGVELPLVLMSPKPADVTDIKFE
- the LOC121532099 gene encoding arrestin-C-like isoform X2, whose protein sequence is MAKIYKKTSGNGSIALYLGKRDFVDHVESVDIVDGVIKVDPAELEGRKVWVYLACSFRYGSDDLDLIGMNYRKDIWIQRQQIYPVVGTKPANTAMQEALLKKCEDQGHAFTFNIDNNLPCSVGLQPAPEDVGKACGVDYEVKAYIANEADDPDEKINKKDTCRLIIRKIQFAPGTIPAGPHADISKNFMMSDKLVHLEASIEKELYFHGDPIPVKVKVNNETTKVVKKIKVTIDQTTEVLLYQADKYTKTVLNEEFAEEVKGESTLEKTFTVIPLLSNNKEKRGLAVDGRLKDEDTNLASTTLIRPGMDKGMQGILVTYKIKVNLLVSSGGLLGGLTASDVGVELPLVLMSPKPADVPVE